In Micromonospora sp. WMMD980, the following are encoded in one genomic region:
- a CDS encoding MBL fold metallo-hydrolase — translation MRLTVLGCAGSFPGPESPCSAYLVEADGFRLLIDFGAGSLSTLQRYAGLHAPDAILLTHLHCDHMFDAVNYVVVRRYAPDGPYPPLPMYAPSGAPDRLAAAYGQEGATVEDVYQFYGLQPGTFPIGPFTITVDRMNHPVETYGVRLEHGGRVLCYSADTAPCEALLRLAQDADVFLCEASYLDGVDNPPDLHLTGREAGEAATKAGVGRLLLTHLVPAWGSESHTVESAAAAYAGPIEVVRAGAGYDV, via the coding sequence ATGCGATTGACCGTCCTCGGCTGCGCGGGCAGCTTCCCGGGCCCCGAGTCCCCGTGCTCCGCCTATCTGGTGGAAGCCGACGGGTTTCGCCTCCTGATCGACTTCGGGGCGGGTTCGCTCTCCACGCTCCAGCGCTACGCCGGGCTGCACGCCCCCGACGCCATCCTCCTCACCCACCTGCACTGCGACCACATGTTCGACGCGGTCAACTACGTGGTGGTGCGCCGGTACGCCCCGGACGGCCCCTATCCGCCCCTGCCGATGTATGCGCCCTCCGGGGCGCCGGACCGGCTCGCCGCCGCGTACGGGCAGGAGGGCGCCACGGTCGAGGACGTCTACCAGTTCTACGGACTCCAGCCGGGCACGTTCCCGATCGGCCCGTTCACCATCACCGTCGATCGGATGAACCACCCGGTGGAGACGTACGGCGTGCGGCTGGAGCACGGTGGCCGGGTGCTCTGCTACTCCGCCGACACGGCACCCTGCGAGGCGCTGCTGCGCCTGGCCCAGGACGCCGACGTGTTCCTCTGCGAGGCCAGCTACCTGGACGGCGTGGACAATCCGCCGGATCTGCACCTCACCGGCCGGGAAGCCGGCGAGGCGGCCACCAAGGCGGGCGTGGGCCGGCTGCTGCTCACCCACCTCGTCCCCGCGTGGGGCAGCGAGTCGCACACCGTGGAGTCGGCGGCCGCCGCGTACGCCGGGCCGATCGAGGTGGTCCGCGCCGGCGCCGGCTACGACGTCTGA
- a CDS encoding MoaD/ThiS family protein produces the protein MAIEVRIPTILRSYTGGAKVVEGSGDTLTDLLTDLDARHAGLRGRLVTDAGALHRFVNVYVNDEDVRFLGALDAKLNDGDSVTILPAVAGGAFGFAAAAAIASHAVAARATAAR, from the coding sequence ATGGCCATCGAGGTTCGCATCCCCACCATCCTGCGCAGCTACACCGGCGGCGCGAAGGTCGTCGAGGGCAGCGGCGACACGCTCACCGACCTGCTCACGGACCTGGATGCCCGGCACGCCGGCCTGCGCGGCCGGCTGGTCACCGACGCCGGCGCGCTGCACCGGTTCGTCAACGTCTACGTCAACGACGAGGACGTCCGCTTCCTGGGCGCGCTCGACGCGAAGCTCAACGACGGCGACAGCGTGACGATCCTGCCGGCGGTGGCCGGTGGCGCGTTCGGCTTCGCCGCCGCCGCCGCGATCGCCTCGCACGCGGTAGCGGCGCGCGCCACCGCCGCCCGCTAG
- a CDS encoding DUF2017 domain-containing protein, whose translation MSMFRRRGDRYVAGFAVDEVRVLRKVASEVVGLLTDGFDHGDPVVGRLFPEVYPDDDAGTAEFRRYTEGDLKTAKIDQAGAILAALPDGDAGGEVRLDAEAAEAWLRALNDARLAMGVRLEIKDGTDLGEELDDAVATDPASSRVFQLSVYAYLGYLQESLLNALID comes from the coding sequence ATGAGCATGTTCCGCCGCCGGGGCGACCGCTACGTGGCCGGTTTCGCCGTCGACGAGGTGCGGGTGCTGCGCAAGGTGGCCTCCGAGGTGGTCGGTCTGCTGACCGACGGCTTCGACCACGGTGACCCGGTGGTCGGCCGGCTCTTCCCCGAGGTCTATCCGGACGACGACGCCGGCACCGCCGAGTTCCGCCGCTACACCGAGGGCGACCTGAAGACCGCCAAGATCGACCAGGCCGGCGCGATCCTCGCCGCGCTGCCCGACGGCGACGCCGGCGGCGAGGTGCGGCTGGACGCCGAGGCGGCCGAGGCGTGGCTGCGGGCGCTCAACGACGCCCGGCTGGCGATGGGCGTCCGGCTGGAGATCAAGGACGGCACCGACCTGGGTGAGGAGCTCGACGACGCGGTCGCCACCGACCCGGCGTCGTCCCGGGTGTTCCAACTGTCGGTCTACGCCTATCTCGGATATCTCCAGGAGTCCCTGCTCAACGCGCTCATCGACTGA
- the clpS gene encoding ATP-dependent Clp protease adapter ClpS, with protein MAAPQVAPVETPDTEEVPVSDRPWVTIVWDDPVNLMTYVTWVFQKLFGYSREKAEQLMLDVHHKGKAVVSSGARERMEHDAAQLHAYGLWATVERS; from the coding sequence ATGGCGGCTCCACAGGTTGCGCCGGTCGAGACGCCGGACACCGAAGAGGTGCCGGTCTCCGACCGGCCGTGGGTGACCATCGTCTGGGACGATCCGGTCAACCTGATGACGTACGTGACCTGGGTTTTCCAGAAGCTGTTCGGATACAGCCGGGAGAAGGCGGAGCAGCTCATGCTGGACGTGCACCACAAGGGCAAGGCGGTGGTCTCCAGCGGGGCCCGGGAGCGGATGGAGCACGACGCGGCGCAGTTGCACGCGTACGGGCTGTGGGCGACCGTGGAGAGGTCATGA
- a CDS encoding M67 family metallopeptidase → MLSIDRSIIDAIVAHARRDHPDEACGVVAGPAGSDSPTRHIPMDNAARSMTFYEFDSMEQLRVWREMDDRDEEPVVIYHSHTATEAYPSRTDVSFAGEPGAHYLLVSTREPDTEEIRSFRIVDGVVAEEPVEIVDAAVDPNAVQSYMFGQSPATVDYECSGR, encoded by the coding sequence GTGCTGAGCATCGACCGGTCGATCATCGACGCGATCGTCGCCCACGCGCGTCGGGACCACCCGGACGAGGCGTGCGGCGTGGTCGCCGGCCCCGCCGGCAGCGACTCCCCCACCCGGCACATCCCGATGGACAACGCCGCCCGTTCGATGACGTTCTACGAGTTCGACTCGATGGAGCAGTTGCGGGTGTGGCGCGAGATGGACGACCGCGACGAGGAACCGGTCGTCATCTACCACTCGCACACCGCGACGGAGGCCTACCCGTCCCGCACGGACGTCTCCTTCGCCGGCGAGCCGGGTGCGCACTACCTGCTCGTCTCGACCCGCGAGCCGGACACCGAGGAGATCCGGTCCTTCCGGATCGTCGACGGCGTCGTGGCCGAGGAGCCGGTCGAGATCGTGGACGCCGCCGTGGATCCGAACGCCGTCCAGTCCTACATGTTCGGGCAGAGCCCGGCGACGGTCGACTACGAGTGTTCCGGCCGCTGA
- the rph gene encoding ribonuclease PH, with the protein MARPDGRRPDQLRPVTLTRGWSTHPEGSVLVEFGATRVLCTASVTEGVPRWRKGSGLGWVTAEYAMLPRATNTRSDRESVRGKVGGRTHEISRLIGRSLRACVDLKALGENSIVLDCDVLQADGGTRTAAITGAYVALYDAVTWLAGRKSLTGRVEKVMHRSVAAVSVGVIGGEPMLDLCYTEDVTAEVDMNVVCTGTGDFVEVQGTGEAGVFARDQLDALLDLGVAGCLDLADAQRKALDL; encoded by the coding sequence ATGGCGCGACCTGACGGGCGGCGGCCCGACCAACTCCGACCGGTGACCCTGACCCGGGGCTGGAGCACCCACCCGGAGGGCTCGGTGCTCGTCGAGTTCGGCGCGACCCGGGTGCTCTGCACGGCCAGCGTGACCGAGGGGGTGCCCCGCTGGCGCAAGGGCTCCGGCCTGGGCTGGGTGACCGCGGAATACGCGATGCTGCCCCGGGCCACCAACACCCGTTCCGACCGGGAGAGCGTGCGCGGCAAGGTCGGTGGCCGGACGCACGAGATCTCCCGGCTGATCGGGCGTAGCCTGCGCGCCTGCGTCGACCTGAAGGCGCTCGGCGAGAACTCGATCGTGCTCGACTGTGACGTGCTCCAGGCCGACGGCGGCACCCGCACCGCGGCCATCACCGGCGCGTACGTCGCCCTCTACGACGCGGTCACCTGGCTGGCCGGGCGCAAGTCGCTCACCGGCAGGGTGGAGAAGGTGATGCACCGGTCGGTGGCCGCGGTCAGCGTCGGCGTGATCGGCGGCGAGCCGATGCTCGACCTGTGCTACACCGAGGACGTGACCGCCGAGGTGGACATGAACGTGGTCTGCACCGGCACCGGCGACTTCGTCGAGGTGCAGGGCACCGGCGAGGCCGGCGTCTTCGCCCGCGACCAGCTCGACGCCCTGCTCGACCTGGGCGTGGCGGGCTGCCTGGACCTGGCCGACGCGCAGCGGAAGGCGCTTGACCTGTGA
- the hutH gene encoding histidine ammonia-lyase: MTTVTILSTGVTPADVLAVARGTAKVVLDPTATGAMATSRSIVDGIEAAGRPVYGVSTGFGALANTFVAPERRAELQHALIRSHAAGVGAPMPREVVRAMMLLRVRSLALGRSGVRPLVAEALVDLLNHEITPWVPEHGSLGASGDLAPLAHCALALLGEGWVLGPAGDRIPAADALRRVGLSPIELAAKEGLALINGTDGMLGMLLLAVADARHLFAMADVTAALAIEAMLGSERPFLPELHAIRPHPGQAASAANIHRLLQRSAVMDSHRDDLAHAVQDAYSMRCAPQVAGAARDTLDFVEVVAGRELLSVVDNPVVLPDGRVESTGNFHGAPLGFAADYLAIAAAEVGAIAERRVDRLLDVTRNRDLPAFLSPDAGVNSGLMIAQYTAAGIVAENRRLAAPASVDSLPTSGMQEDHVSMGWSATKKLRTVLDNLTSLLAVELLAAVRGLQLRAPLEPSPAGRAALDALGATIGEPGPDVFLAPLMDAARAVVGGPELRAAIEREIGPLG; the protein is encoded by the coding sequence ATGACCACCGTCACCATCCTGTCCACCGGGGTCACCCCCGCCGACGTGCTCGCGGTCGCCCGCGGCACCGCCAAGGTCGTGCTCGACCCGACCGCCACCGGGGCCATGGCGACCAGCCGGTCCATCGTGGACGGCATCGAGGCCGCCGGCCGCCCGGTCTACGGCGTCTCCACCGGCTTCGGGGCGCTGGCCAACACGTTCGTCGCACCCGAACGGCGGGCCGAGTTGCAGCACGCGCTGATCCGCTCACACGCGGCCGGGGTGGGCGCGCCGATGCCCCGCGAGGTGGTGCGGGCCATGATGCTGCTGCGGGTCCGCTCGCTCGCGCTCGGCCGCTCCGGCGTCCGCCCGCTCGTCGCCGAGGCGCTGGTCGACCTGCTCAACCACGAGATCACCCCGTGGGTGCCGGAGCACGGCTCACTCGGCGCCTCCGGTGACCTGGCGCCGCTGGCGCACTGCGCGCTCGCGCTGCTCGGCGAGGGCTGGGTGCTCGGCCCGGCCGGCGACCGGATCCCCGCCGCCGACGCGCTGCGCCGGGTCGGGCTGAGCCCGATCGAGCTGGCCGCCAAGGAGGGGCTGGCGCTGATCAACGGCACCGACGGCATGCTCGGCATGCTGCTGCTCGCGGTGGCGGACGCCCGGCACCTGTTCGCCATGGCCGACGTCACCGCCGCGCTGGCCATCGAGGCGATGCTCGGCTCGGAGCGGCCGTTCCTGCCCGAACTGCACGCCATCCGCCCACACCCCGGCCAGGCCGCCTCGGCCGCCAACATCCACCGGCTGCTCCAGCGCTCGGCGGTGATGGACTCGCACCGCGACGACCTGGCGCACGCGGTGCAGGACGCGTACTCGATGCGCTGCGCCCCGCAGGTGGCCGGCGCGGCCCGGGACACGCTCGACTTCGTCGAGGTGGTGGCCGGCCGGGAGCTGCTGTCCGTGGTGGACAACCCGGTGGTGCTGCCGGACGGCCGGGTCGAGTCGACCGGCAACTTCCACGGCGCGCCGCTCGGCTTCGCCGCCGACTACCTGGCCATCGCCGCCGCCGAGGTGGGCGCGATCGCGGAACGCCGGGTGGACCGGCTGCTCGACGTCACCCGCAACCGGGACCTGCCGGCGTTCCTCTCCCCCGACGCCGGGGTCAACTCCGGGCTGATGATCGCCCAGTACACCGCCGCCGGCATCGTCGCGGAGAACCGCCGGCTGGCCGCGCCCGCCTCGGTCGACTCGCTGCCCACCAGCGGCATGCAGGAGGACCACGTCTCGATGGGCTGGTCGGCCACCAAGAAGCTGCGCACCGTGCTGGACAACCTGACCAGCCTGCTCGCGGTGGAGCTGCTGGCCGCGGTACGCGGGCTCCAGCTCCGCGCGCCGCTGGAGCCGTCCCCGGCGGGCCGGGCGGCGCTCGACGCGCTCGGCGCGACGATCGGCGAGCCGGGGCCGGACGTGTTCCTCGCCCCGCTGATGGACGCGGCGCGCGCCGTCGTCGGCGGCCCCGAGCTGCGGGCCGCGATCGAGCGGGAGATCGGGCCGCTGGGCTGA
- the hutI gene encoding imidazolonepropionase: MGSLLVDGIGELVTNDGRGGDPLGVRRDAAVLIEDGVVAWVGPARYAPAADRRIDAAGAAVLPGFVDSHAHLVFAGDRAAEFAARMAGEPYTGGGIRTTVGATRAASDDDLRATVGRLRAEMLRQGTTTVEIKSGYGLTVAEEARSLRIAAEFTDDTTFLGAHVVPAEYAGRPDDYVGLVCGPMLAAAAPYARWIDVFCERGAFDADHARAILACGQAAGLGVRLHANQLGPGPGVRLGVELGAASVDHCTHLTDADVDALAGSETVATLLPGAEFSTRSPYPDARRLLDAGVTVALATDCNPGSSYTTSMPFGVALAVREMRMTPAEAVWAATAGGAAALRRADVGRLTPGSRADLVVLDAPTHLHLAYRPGVPLIRQVLHNGVPR, encoded by the coding sequence ATCGGCAGCCTGCTCGTCGACGGCATCGGGGAGCTGGTCACCAACGACGGCCGGGGCGGCGACCCGCTGGGCGTCCGCCGCGACGCCGCCGTGCTGATCGAGGACGGCGTGGTGGCCTGGGTCGGACCGGCCCGCTACGCGCCCGCCGCCGACCGGCGGATCGACGCCGCCGGCGCGGCGGTGCTGCCCGGCTTCGTGGACAGCCACGCCCACCTGGTCTTCGCCGGTGACCGGGCCGCCGAGTTCGCCGCCCGGATGGCCGGCGAGCCCTACACCGGCGGCGGCATCCGGACCACCGTCGGCGCCACCCGCGCCGCCTCCGACGACGACCTGCGCGCCACCGTGGGCCGGCTGCGCGCGGAGATGCTGCGGCAGGGCACCACCACTGTCGAGATCAAGAGCGGGTACGGGCTGACCGTCGCCGAGGAGGCCCGGTCGCTGCGGATCGCCGCCGAGTTCACCGACGACACCACGTTCCTCGGCGCGCACGTGGTTCCCGCCGAGTACGCCGGCCGTCCCGACGACTACGTGGGCCTGGTCTGCGGGCCGATGCTCGCCGCCGCCGCGCCGTACGCCCGCTGGATCGACGTGTTCTGCGAGCGCGGCGCGTTCGACGCCGACCACGCGCGGGCGATCCTCGCCTGTGGACAGGCCGCCGGGCTGGGTGTGCGGTTGCACGCCAACCAGCTCGGCCCCGGGCCGGGCGTCCGGCTCGGCGTGGAGCTGGGCGCGGCCAGCGTCGACCACTGCACCCACCTGACCGACGCCGACGTGGACGCGCTGGCCGGCTCGGAGACGGTCGCCACGCTGCTGCCCGGTGCCGAGTTCTCCACCCGGTCGCCCTACCCGGACGCCCGCCGGCTGCTCGACGCCGGCGTCACCGTGGCGCTGGCCACCGACTGCAACCCCGGCTCGTCGTACACCACGTCGATGCCGTTCGGCGTCGCGCTCGCCGTACGCGAGATGCGGATGACCCCGGCGGAGGCGGTGTGGGCCGCGACCGCCGGCGGGGCGGCGGCGCTGCGCCGCGCCGACGTCGGCCGGCTGACCCCCGGGTCCCGCGCCGACCTGGTCGTCCTCGACGCACCGACCCACCTGCACCTGGCCTACCGGCCGGGGGTGCCACTGATCCGCCAGGTTCTGCACAACGGAGTGCCGCGATGA
- a CDS encoding pyridoxal-phosphate dependent enzyme, giving the protein MARYDSLLDACGGTPLVGLPRLSPTVPDGAPPVRLWAKLEDRNPTGSIKDRAALFMVRAAEEAGRLRAGDTILEPTSGNTGISLAMVAKLRGYRLVCVMPENVSTERVQLLRMYGAEIIFSPAAGGSNQAVATAKQIAAEHPDWVMLYQYGNEANARAHYETTGPELLHDLPGVTHFVAGLGTTGTLMGTGRYLREKVDGIQIVAAEPRYGELVYGLRNIDEGYVPELYDAGVLSRRFSVGTRDAVLRTRQLVEVEGIFAGFSTGAILHAALAVAHEAVRDGRRADVAFVVCDGGWKYLSTGAYGGTLADAEDALDGQLWA; this is encoded by the coding sequence ATGGCGCGGTACGACAGCCTGCTCGACGCCTGCGGCGGCACGCCGCTCGTCGGCCTGCCCCGGCTCTCCCCGACGGTGCCCGACGGCGCGCCGCCGGTGCGGCTCTGGGCGAAGCTGGAGGATCGGAACCCGACCGGCAGCATCAAGGACCGCGCGGCCCTGTTCATGGTGCGGGCGGCCGAGGAGGCCGGCCGGCTGCGGGCGGGCGACACCATCCTGGAGCCGACCAGCGGCAACACCGGCATCTCGCTGGCCATGGTGGCGAAGCTGCGTGGCTACCGGCTGGTCTGCGTGATGCCGGAGAACGTCTCCACCGAGCGGGTGCAACTGCTCCGGATGTACGGTGCCGAGATCATCTTCTCGCCGGCCGCCGGCGGCTCGAACCAGGCCGTGGCCACCGCGAAGCAGATCGCCGCCGAGCATCCGGACTGGGTGATGCTCTACCAGTACGGCAACGAGGCGAACGCCCGGGCGCACTACGAGACGACCGGGCCGGAACTGTTGCACGACCTGCCCGGCGTCACCCACTTCGTGGCCGGGCTGGGCACCACGGGCACGCTGATGGGCACCGGTCGCTACCTGCGCGAGAAGGTCGACGGCATCCAGATCGTGGCGGCCGAGCCGCGCTACGGCGAGCTGGTCTACGGCCTGCGCAACATCGACGAGGGCTACGTGCCCGAGCTGTACGACGCCGGGGTGCTGTCCCGGCGCTTCTCGGTGGGCACCCGGGACGCGGTGCTGCGCACCCGGCAGCTCGTCGAGGTGGAGGGGATCTTCGCCGGCTTCTCCACCGGCGCGATCCTGCACGCCGCGCTGGCCGTGGCGCACGAGGCGGTCCGCGACGGCCGCCGTGCCGACGTGGCGTTCGTGGTCTGTGACGGGGGCTGGAAATACCTGTCCACCGGCGCGTACGGCGGCACGCTGGCGGACGCCGAGGACGCGCTGGACGGTCAACTCTGGGCCTGA
- a CDS encoding glycosyltransferase, with protein MTAAGARPVRIVRLANFVTGRSGGLRTALRQLGAGYRAAGHEPVLVIPGERHRDTERPWGREITLPGPELPGTGGYRVLTDRRRLASFLAELAPDRIEVSDRSTLRWTGRWARERGVRSAMVSHESLTGLLGQWGMPAALARRSADRLNRETARWHDRIVCTTRWAAEEFGRLDGPPVELVPLGVDLDTFHPRRADPMLRERYADHTEVLLVHCARLSVEKRPELAVAALARLRRAGVPAVLVLAGDGPLRPALARRAAGLPVHFTGFLPDRSAVAALLATADVVVAPGPVETFGLAGLEALACGTPVVANASSALPEVVGAGGLAAYGTPAAFADAVRRLLDRAEPDRRAAARARAEEFGWPAAVAGFLRVHGVDRGAPSFH; from the coding sequence ATGACGGCGGCCGGCGCCCGGCCGGTGCGCATCGTCCGGCTGGCCAACTTCGTCACCGGGCGCTCCGGCGGGCTGCGGACCGCGTTGCGCCAGTTGGGCGCCGGTTACCGGGCCGCCGGCCACGAGCCGGTGCTGGTGATCCCCGGCGAGCGTCACCGGGACACCGAGCGCCCGTGGGGCCGGGAGATCACCCTGCCCGGCCCGGAACTGCCCGGGACCGGAGGCTACCGGGTGCTGACCGACCGGCGCCGGTTGGCAAGTTTCCTGGCGGAGTTGGCGCCCGACCGGATCGAGGTTTCCGACCGGAGCACGTTGCGCTGGACCGGCCGGTGGGCGCGGGAGCGCGGCGTGCGCTCGGCGATGGTCTCGCACGAGAGCCTGACCGGCCTGCTCGGCCAGTGGGGGATGCCGGCGGCGCTGGCCCGTCGCTCCGCCGACCGGCTCAACCGGGAGACGGCGCGGTGGCACGACCGGATCGTCTGCACCACCCGCTGGGCGGCCGAGGAGTTCGGCAGGCTGGACGGGCCGCCGGTGGAACTGGTGCCGCTCGGCGTCGACCTGGACACCTTCCATCCCCGCCGGGCCGACCCGATGCTCCGCGAGCGCTACGCCGACCACACCGAGGTGCTGCTGGTGCACTGCGCCCGCCTGTCGGTGGAGAAGCGTCCCGAGTTGGCGGTGGCCGCGCTGGCCCGGCTGCGTCGCGCGGGCGTACCGGCGGTCCTGGTGCTGGCCGGCGACGGGCCGCTGCGGCCGGCGCTGGCCCGGCGGGCGGCGGGCCTGCCGGTGCACTTCACCGGTTTCCTGCCGGACCGGTCGGCGGTGGCCGCGTTGCTCGCCACCGCGGACGTGGTGGTGGCGCCCGGGCCGGTGGAGACGTTCGGCCTGGCCGGCCTGGAGGCGCTGGCCTGCGGCACGCCGGTGGTGGCGAACGCGTCGAGCGCGCTTCCGGAGGTGGTGGGCGCGGGCGGCCTCGCCGCCTACGGCACTCCGGCCGCGTTCGCGGACGCGGTGCGCCGGCTGCTGGACCGGGCGGAGCCGGATCGCCGGGCGGCGGCCCGGGCCCGGGCCGAGGAGTTCGGCTGGCCGGCCGCCGTCGCCGGCTTCCTGCGCGTGCACGGCGTCGACCGCGGGGCGCCGTCCTTCCACTGA
- the rdgB gene encoding RdgB/HAM1 family non-canonical purine NTP pyrophosphatase encodes MTDNKVLLATRNRKKLVELQRILDGALGAHRVALLGLNDVEEYPELPETGLTFGENALIKAREGCRRTGLPTVADDSGIAVDALNGMPGVFSARWSGRHGDDRANLQLLLDQVGDVPDEHRGAAFVCTVALVLPGGKEHLVDGRQPGRLLRAPRGEGGFGYDPIFLGDGQERTNAELTPAEKDAVSHRGKALRELAKLVAKVLPPAA; translated from the coding sequence GTGACCGACAACAAGGTGCTCCTGGCCACCCGTAACCGCAAGAAGCTCGTCGAGTTGCAGCGGATCCTGGACGGCGCGCTCGGCGCCCACCGGGTCGCCCTGCTCGGCCTGAACGACGTCGAGGAATATCCGGAGCTGCCGGAGACCGGCCTGACGTTCGGCGAGAACGCGCTGATCAAGGCGCGGGAGGGCTGCCGGCGCACCGGCCTGCCGACCGTCGCCGACGACTCCGGCATCGCGGTGGACGCGCTCAACGGCATGCCCGGCGTGTTCAGCGCCCGCTGGTCCGGCCGGCACGGCGACGACCGGGCCAACCTCCAGCTCCTGCTGGACCAGGTCGGCGACGTGCCGGACGAGCACCGTGGCGCGGCCTTCGTCTGCACCGTGGCGTTGGTGCTGCCCGGCGGCAAGGAGCACCTGGTCGACGGCCGGCAGCCGGGCCGGCTGCTGCGCGCGCCGCGCGGCGAGGGCGGCTTCGGCTACGACCCGATCTTCCTGGGCGACGGGCAGGAGCGCACCAACGCCGAGCTGACGCCGGCGGAGAAGGACGCGGTCAGCCACCGCGGCAAGGCGCTGCGGGAGCTGGCCAAGCTGGTCGCGAAGGTGCTCCCGCCCGCCGCCTGA